From Parasteatoda tepidariorum isolate YZ-2023 chromosome 1, CAS_Ptep_4.0, whole genome shotgun sequence, one genomic window encodes:
- the LOC107439465 gene encoding protein IMPACT isoform X4, producing MADCSEETNKSLQADEVQALSAIYELDWVTENLVQNAYSIKISDGANNIVYFKVTLPESYPLDSPPIYELSAPWMNRIVKQNLCSALEDVYCQNIGRSIIYLWIEAIRNFINTDTVVDEDSIKLDDLNQSLVYDVESFSSDVKESAITFFEAPSIEHGQPIIDRKSVFQAHISRVVSVEQKLKENRKIATATHNIYAYRISCGDGKTFIQDCEDDGETKAGSGLLHLLQILDVSNILVVVSRWYGGVHLGPDRFKHINNAARTLLSETGLISEKSQNTPKKTQKR from the exons ATGGCTGATTGTTCTGAAGAAACCAATAAATCTTTGCAA GCTGATGAAGTTCAAGCTCTCTCAGCTATATATGAATTAGATTGGGTGACAGAAAATCTTGTTCAAAATGCTTACagcataaaaatatcagatgGTGCAAATAACATAGTTTACtttaaa GTCACTCTTCCTGAATCATATCCACTAGACTCTCCACCAATTTATGAATTAAG tgcACCGTGGATGAATAGaattgttaaacaaaatttgtgttCTGCTTTAGAAGATGTTTACTg CCAAAATATTGGTAGAAGCATAATCTACTTGTGGATTGAAGCtattcgaaattttataaatactgacACAGTTGTTGATGAGGATTCTATCAAACTAGACGATTTGAATCAGTCTCTAGTGTATGATGTAGAGTCTTTTTCAAGTGATGTCAAAGAAAGTG caatcaCATTCTTTGAAGCACCATCTATTGAACATGGCCAGCCCATAATTGACCGAAAAAGTGTCTTCCAAGCTCACATTTCACGTGTTGTTTCTGTGGAACAA aaattgaaagaaaatagaaaaatagcaaCAGCCACTcataatatatatgcttatcG gATATCTTGTGGTGATGGGAAAACCTTTATACAAGATTGTGAGGATGATGGAGAGACAAAAGCTGGTTCTGGTCTACTCCATTTGCTTCag ATATTGGACGTGAGTAATATTCTTGTTGTTGTTTCAAGATGGTATGGAGGTGTTCATCTTGGACCAGATCGTTTCAAGCACATCAATAATGCTGCAAGAACCCTCTTGTCCGAAACAGGGTTAATATCAGAG AAATCACAGAATACGCCCAAGAAGACTCAGAAAAGATGA
- the LOC107439465 gene encoding protein IMPACT isoform X1, translating into MADCSEETNKSLQADEVQALSAIYELDWVTENLVQNAYSIKISDGANNIVYFKVTLPESYPLDSPPIYELSAPWMNRIVKQNLCSALEDVYCQNIGRSIIYLWIEAIRNFINTDTVVDEDSIKLDDLNQSLVYDVESFSSDVKESAITFFEAPSIEHGQPIIDRKSVFQAHISRVVSVEQVNHALQKLKENRKIATATHNIYAYRISCGDGKTFIQDCEDDGETKAGSGLLHLLQILDVSNILVVVSRWYGGVHLGPDRFKHINNAARTLLSETGLISEAQVTGIQKTHLNLRIWKMHHPLQKESNERCKNFINKSVVNYFVEC; encoded by the exons ATGGCTGATTGTTCTGAAGAAACCAATAAATCTTTGCAA GCTGATGAAGTTCAAGCTCTCTCAGCTATATATGAATTAGATTGGGTGACAGAAAATCTTGTTCAAAATGCTTACagcataaaaatatcagatgGTGCAAATAACATAGTTTACtttaaa GTCACTCTTCCTGAATCATATCCACTAGACTCTCCACCAATTTATGAATTAAG tgcACCGTGGATGAATAGaattgttaaacaaaatttgtgttCTGCTTTAGAAGATGTTTACTg CCAAAATATTGGTAGAAGCATAATCTACTTGTGGATTGAAGCtattcgaaattttataaatactgacACAGTTGTTGATGAGGATTCTATCAAACTAGACGATTTGAATCAGTCTCTAGTGTATGATGTAGAGTCTTTTTCAAGTGATGTCAAAGAAAGTG caatcaCATTCTTTGAAGCACCATCTATTGAACATGGCCAGCCCATAATTGACCGAAAAAGTGTCTTCCAAGCTCACATTTCACGTGTTGTTTCTGTGGAACAA GTAAATCATGCTTTacagaaattgaaagaaaatagaaaaatagcaaCAGCCACTcataatatatatgcttatcG gATATCTTGTGGTGATGGGAAAACCTTTATACAAGATTGTGAGGATGATGGAGAGACAAAAGCTGGTTCTGGTCTACTCCATTTGCTTCag ATATTGGACGTGAGTAATATTCTTGTTGTTGTTTCAAGATGGTATGGAGGTGTTCATCTTGGACCAGATCGTTTCAAGCACATCAATAATGCTGCAAGAACCCTCTTGTCCGAAACAGGGTTAATATCAGAG gcaCAAGTCACAGGCATACAAAAAACGCACTTAAATTTGAGGATCTGGAAAATGCATCATCCCCTCCAGAAAGAATCTAACgaaagatgtaaaaattttattaacaaatctgtcgttaattattttgttgagtGCTAG
- the LOC107439465 gene encoding protein IMPACT isoform X3, with product MADCSEETNKSLQADEVQALSAIYELDWVTENLVQNAYSIKISDGANNIVYFKVTLPESYPLDSPPIYELSAPWMNRIVKQNLCSALEDVYCQNIGRSIIYLWIEAIRNFINTDTVVDEDSIKLDDLNQSLVYDVESFSSDVKESAITFFEAPSIEHGQPIIDRKSVFQAHISRVVSVEQVNHALQKLKENRKIATATHNIYAYRISCGDGKTFIQDCEDDGETKAGSGLLHLLQILDVSNILVVVSRWYGGVHLGPDRFKHINNAARTLLSETGLISEKSQNTPKKTQKR from the exons ATGGCTGATTGTTCTGAAGAAACCAATAAATCTTTGCAA GCTGATGAAGTTCAAGCTCTCTCAGCTATATATGAATTAGATTGGGTGACAGAAAATCTTGTTCAAAATGCTTACagcataaaaatatcagatgGTGCAAATAACATAGTTTACtttaaa GTCACTCTTCCTGAATCATATCCACTAGACTCTCCACCAATTTATGAATTAAG tgcACCGTGGATGAATAGaattgttaaacaaaatttgtgttCTGCTTTAGAAGATGTTTACTg CCAAAATATTGGTAGAAGCATAATCTACTTGTGGATTGAAGCtattcgaaattttataaatactgacACAGTTGTTGATGAGGATTCTATCAAACTAGACGATTTGAATCAGTCTCTAGTGTATGATGTAGAGTCTTTTTCAAGTGATGTCAAAGAAAGTG caatcaCATTCTTTGAAGCACCATCTATTGAACATGGCCAGCCCATAATTGACCGAAAAAGTGTCTTCCAAGCTCACATTTCACGTGTTGTTTCTGTGGAACAA GTAAATCATGCTTTacagaaattgaaagaaaatagaaaaatagcaaCAGCCACTcataatatatatgcttatcG gATATCTTGTGGTGATGGGAAAACCTTTATACAAGATTGTGAGGATGATGGAGAGACAAAAGCTGGTTCTGGTCTACTCCATTTGCTTCag ATATTGGACGTGAGTAATATTCTTGTTGTTGTTTCAAGATGGTATGGAGGTGTTCATCTTGGACCAGATCGTTTCAAGCACATCAATAATGCTGCAAGAACCCTCTTGTCCGAAACAGGGTTAATATCAGAG AAATCACAGAATACGCCCAAGAAGACTCAGAAAAGATGA
- the LOC107439465 gene encoding protein IMPACT isoform X2 translates to MADCSEETNKSLQADEVQALSAIYELDWVTENLVQNAYSIKISDGANNIVYFKVTLPESYPLDSPPIYELSAPWMNRIVKQNLCSALEDVYCQNIGRSIIYLWIEAIRNFINTDTVVDEDSIKLDDLNQSLVYDVESFSSDVKESAITFFEAPSIEHGQPIIDRKSVFQAHISRVVSVEQKLKENRKIATATHNIYAYRISCGDGKTFIQDCEDDGETKAGSGLLHLLQILDVSNILVVVSRWYGGVHLGPDRFKHINNAARTLLSETGLISEAQVTGIQKTHLNLRIWKMHHPLQKESNERCKNFINKSVVNYFVEC, encoded by the exons ATGGCTGATTGTTCTGAAGAAACCAATAAATCTTTGCAA GCTGATGAAGTTCAAGCTCTCTCAGCTATATATGAATTAGATTGGGTGACAGAAAATCTTGTTCAAAATGCTTACagcataaaaatatcagatgGTGCAAATAACATAGTTTACtttaaa GTCACTCTTCCTGAATCATATCCACTAGACTCTCCACCAATTTATGAATTAAG tgcACCGTGGATGAATAGaattgttaaacaaaatttgtgttCTGCTTTAGAAGATGTTTACTg CCAAAATATTGGTAGAAGCATAATCTACTTGTGGATTGAAGCtattcgaaattttataaatactgacACAGTTGTTGATGAGGATTCTATCAAACTAGACGATTTGAATCAGTCTCTAGTGTATGATGTAGAGTCTTTTTCAAGTGATGTCAAAGAAAGTG caatcaCATTCTTTGAAGCACCATCTATTGAACATGGCCAGCCCATAATTGACCGAAAAAGTGTCTTCCAAGCTCACATTTCACGTGTTGTTTCTGTGGAACAA aaattgaaagaaaatagaaaaatagcaaCAGCCACTcataatatatatgcttatcG gATATCTTGTGGTGATGGGAAAACCTTTATACAAGATTGTGAGGATGATGGAGAGACAAAAGCTGGTTCTGGTCTACTCCATTTGCTTCag ATATTGGACGTGAGTAATATTCTTGTTGTTGTTTCAAGATGGTATGGAGGTGTTCATCTTGGACCAGATCGTTTCAAGCACATCAATAATGCTGCAAGAACCCTCTTGTCCGAAACAGGGTTAATATCAGAG gcaCAAGTCACAGGCATACAAAAAACGCACTTAAATTTGAGGATCTGGAAAATGCATCATCCCCTCCAGAAAGAATCTAACgaaagatgtaaaaattttattaacaaatctgtcgttaattattttgttgagtGCTAG